From Streptomyces sp. NBC_01460, a single genomic window includes:
- a CDS encoding BLIP family protein: MKARIARTGVALVAAAAAVVATASAAQANSGFSVAKYEQIQFGMTFDEVWEIGGGEAACDTGGVVGDSILCFTESSDYAPYGGFSFTDDGELYSKRNEFLYKPKTPSMRLSHYNRTALGMTEAQLWAVVPKDSCVTQGETYPEWPARTGFVRKYACAAGTGLFPPTAYFDLTDGTLTYRYQRALT, translated from the coding sequence GTGAAGGCACGGATTGCACGTACGGGGGTCGCCCTCGTGGCGGCCGCGGCGGCCGTCGTCGCGACGGCGTCGGCCGCACAGGCGAACTCCGGCTTCTCCGTCGCGAAGTACGAGCAGATCCAGTTCGGGATGACCTTCGACGAGGTCTGGGAGATCGGAGGCGGCGAGGCGGCCTGCGACACCGGTGGGGTCGTCGGCGACTCCATCCTGTGTTTCACCGAGTCGAGCGACTACGCTCCCTACGGCGGTTTCTCCTTCACCGACGACGGCGAGCTGTACAGCAAGCGCAACGAGTTCCTGTACAAGCCGAAGACCCCGTCCATGAGGCTGTCGCACTACAACAGGACGGCGCTGGGCATGACCGAGGCCCAGTTGTGGGCGGTCGTCCCGAAGGACTCGTGCGTGACGCAGGGGGAGACCTACCCCGAGTGGCCCGCGCGCACCGGATTCGTCAGGAAGTACGCCTGCGCGGCCGGCACGGGCCTGTTCCCGCCCACGGCCTACTTCGATCTCACCGACGGCACCCTGACCTACCGCTACCAGCGCGCGCTGACCTGA
- a CDS encoding SPFH domain-containing protein, translating to MADITRRFGRRHLRSAPTAHIRHHKRGRLIHDGPGLSFWYRSLSAALSEIPVDDRELAMAFHARTADFQDVTVQATVTYRISDPAQAAARLDFSVDPDTGVWRGAPLEQIATLLTETAQQHTLDVLARTPLATALVDGVASVRERVATGLAAEPRLPATGIDVVAVRVVAIRPEAEVERALRTPAREQIQQEADRSVYERRAVAVERERTIAENELASKIELARREEQLVDQRGTNARREAEEKSAADGVRTAAEADRTVRLARAEAEAAREVGAARAEAQAAWLRAHAEVDPGTLHALAATRLAENLPRIDSLTLSPDVLTGLLARLGRTEPEARP from the coding sequence ATGGCAGACATCACCCGGCGCTTCGGCCGGCGGCACCTGCGCTCCGCGCCCACCGCCCACATCCGCCACCACAAGCGCGGCAGGCTCATCCACGACGGCCCCGGGCTGAGCTTCTGGTACCGCTCGCTCTCCGCGGCGCTCTCCGAGATCCCGGTGGACGACCGCGAGCTGGCGATGGCGTTCCACGCCCGCACCGCCGACTTCCAGGACGTGACCGTGCAGGCCACGGTCACCTACCGGATCAGCGACCCGGCGCAGGCGGCCGCCCGTCTCGACTTCTCGGTCGACCCCGACACCGGGGTGTGGCGCGGTGCGCCGCTGGAGCAGATCGCCACCCTGCTCACCGAGACGGCGCAGCAGCACACCTTGGACGTCCTGGCCCGCACCCCGCTCGCCACCGCCCTGGTGGACGGGGTCGCATCCGTGCGGGAACGGGTCGCCACAGGACTGGCGGCCGAGCCCCGCCTGCCCGCCACCGGGATCGACGTCGTCGCCGTGCGCGTCGTCGCCATCCGCCCCGAGGCGGAGGTCGAGCGCGCTCTGCGCACCCCTGCCAGGGAGCAGATCCAGCAGGAGGCGGACCGGTCGGTGTACGAGCGCCGGGCCGTCGCGGTCGAGCGCGAACGCACGATCGCCGAGAACGAGCTGGCCAGCAAGATCGAACTCGCGCGGCGCGAGGAGCAGCTGGTCGACCAGCGCGGGACCAACGCCCGCCGGGAGGCCGAGGAGAAGTCGGCGGCCGACGGAGTGCGCACGGCGGCCGAGGCCGACCGCACCGTGCGGCTGGCCCGCGCGGAGGCGGAGGCGGCACGCGAGGTCGGGGCGGCCCGCGCCGAGGCACAGGCAGCCTGGCTGCGGGCGCACGCCGAGGTGGACCCCGGGACGCTGCACGCCCTGGCGGCGACCCGGCTGGCCGAGAACCTGCCGCGCATCGACAGCCTCACCCTCTCCCCCGACGTCCTCACGGGCCTGCTCGCCAGGCTCGGCAGGACGGAGCCGGAGGCGCGGCCGTGA
- a CDS encoding PadR family transcriptional regulator, translating into MSLPHAILTALLEKPSSGLELTRRFDRSIGYFWPSTHQQIYRELGKLEHAGHIRVLPTARPARGQKKEYEVLPEGRAELTAWVSLSEDPRPVRDPLLLRMRAAAVVGAPGLAGELRRHLVLHGEQLAEYLEIEERDFPPERTTEEDRLRHLVLRGGIDLETFWTGWLSSAIEDLDGPRS; encoded by the coding sequence GTCGTCGGGTCTCGAACTGACGCGCAGGTTCGACCGGTCGATCGGCTACTTCTGGCCGTCCACGCATCAGCAGATCTACCGGGAGCTGGGAAAGCTGGAGCACGCCGGCCACATCCGGGTCCTGCCCACGGCGCGGCCCGCCCGCGGGCAGAAGAAGGAGTACGAGGTACTGCCCGAGGGCCGGGCGGAGCTGACGGCGTGGGTGTCCCTCTCCGAGGACCCGCGGCCGGTCCGCGATCCGCTCCTCCTGAGGATGCGGGCGGCGGCGGTCGTGGGCGCCCCCGGCCTCGCCGGCGAGCTGCGCAGGCACCTCGTGCTGCACGGGGAGCAGCTGGCGGAGTACCTGGAGATCGAGGAGCGGGACTTCCCGCCGGAGCGGACCACGGAGGAGGACCGGCTGCGTCATCTGGTGCTGCGCGGGGGCATCGACCTGGAGACGTTCTGGACGGGCTGGCTGAGCAGCGCGATCGAGGACCTGGACGGTCCGCGCTCGTAG
- a CDS encoding GntR family transcriptional regulator, whose translation MTSDQVTGRTGRSAVSSGIREALAAGDMVPGQRLVEQELSEIFRATRSSVREALQDLAAEGLVELIPRRGARVRVISVEEAVQITECRALLEGLCARRAAEHATEEVRQELKDIGSAMSRAVEDGDPEAYSVLNRRLHECIGEVSDQKVAQALLERMNGQMVRYQFRLALRPGRPAQSLPQHLAIIDAVVAGDPDAAEAAARAHVESVVEALRETPAAARPH comes from the coding sequence GTGACGTCGGATCAGGTCACGGGCCGGACGGGCCGGAGTGCGGTCTCCAGCGGTATCCGGGAGGCGCTCGCGGCGGGCGACATGGTGCCCGGGCAGCGCCTCGTCGAGCAGGAGCTGTCCGAGATCTTCCGCGCGACGCGGAGCTCGGTGCGCGAGGCGCTCCAGGATCTGGCCGCCGAGGGCCTGGTGGAGCTGATCCCCCGGCGCGGTGCGCGGGTGCGGGTGATCTCCGTCGAGGAGGCGGTCCAGATCACCGAGTGCCGGGCGCTGCTGGAGGGGCTGTGTGCCAGGCGGGCGGCGGAGCACGCCACCGAGGAGGTGCGGCAGGAGCTGAAGGACATCGGATCGGCGATGAGCCGGGCGGTGGAGGACGGCGATCCGGAAGCCTACTCGGTGCTCAACCGCCGGCTCCACGAGTGCATCGGTGAGGTCAGTGACCAGAAGGTCGCCCAGGCCCTGCTCGAACGGATGAACGGGCAGATGGTCCGGTACCAGTTCCGTCTCGCCCTGCGCCCCGGCCGCCCGGCGCAGTCGCTGCCGCAGCACCTGGCGATCATCGACGCGGTGGTCGCGGGCGACCCCGATGCGGCGGAGGCGGCTGCCCGGGCGCACGTGGAGAGCGTCGTCGAGGCGCTGCGCGAGACTCCGGCCGCGGCCCGCCCGCACTGA
- a CDS encoding TetR/AcrR family transcriptional regulator, producing MSSPGSAQESASAPRRSKITPERAQELYNAVLDLVRESGYDSLTMEGVAARTRCGKSTLYRQWGSKPELVVAALHSTRRTLFSDIDTGSLSGDLHATAQVVDAASGQDTALMHALSHAALQNPDLLCAMRSTLITPAIAAIDAMVERAVRRGEITADNPAADYVAAQVLGIMRARPLLEGRYTNDAFLTGFIECAVLPALGLTPSPPAPPGSGT from the coding sequence ATGTCGTCGCCCGGTTCCGCACAGGAGTCCGCATCCGCGCCACGCCGGTCGAAGATCACACCGGAACGTGCGCAGGAGCTCTACAACGCCGTGCTGGACCTGGTCCGCGAGAGCGGCTACGACTCGCTGACCATGGAGGGCGTCGCCGCCCGCACCCGGTGCGGGAAGTCCACGCTCTACCGCCAGTGGGGCTCCAAGCCGGAGCTGGTCGTCGCCGCGCTGCACAGCACCCGCAGGACCCTGTTCTCGGACATCGACACCGGCAGTCTGAGCGGCGACCTGCACGCGACCGCGCAGGTGGTGGACGCCGCCTCCGGGCAGGACACCGCCCTGATGCACGCGCTCAGCCACGCCGCGCTGCAGAATCCCGACCTGCTCTGCGCGATGCGCTCCACCCTGATCACACCGGCCATCGCCGCGATCGACGCGATGGTCGAGCGCGCCGTCCGGCGCGGCGAGATCACGGCCGACAACCCTGCGGCGGACTACGTGGCCGCGCAGGTACTGGGCATCATGCGCGCCCGGCCGCTCCTGGAGGGGCGGTACACGAACGACGCCTTCCTCACCGGCTTCATCGAGTGCGCCGTCCTCCCCGCGCTCGGCCTCACCCCCTCCCCGCCCGCTCCTCCGGGAAGCGGGACCTGA
- a CDS encoding SHOCT domain-containing protein, giving the protein MDDYPLLNLFLTMMYVFLWVLWFFLLFKVVTDIFQDHSLNGWAKAAWLVFVILLPYVGVLVYLIVRGKSMGRREAKQAEDREEAFRKYVRQAARPEDGPGAGGGHVSELAKLAELKDKGHLSQEEYDKAKAKLLV; this is encoded by the coding sequence ATGGACGACTATCCGCTCCTGAACCTCTTCCTGACCATGATGTACGTGTTCCTCTGGGTGCTGTGGTTCTTCCTGCTCTTCAAGGTGGTCACCGACATCTTCCAGGACCACTCCCTGAACGGCTGGGCCAAGGCCGCCTGGCTGGTCTTCGTCATCCTGCTGCCCTATGTGGGCGTGCTCGTGTATCTGATCGTCAGAGGCAAGAGCATGGGGCGGCGCGAGGCCAAGCAGGCCGAGGACCGGGAAGAGGCCTTCCGGAAGTACGTACGGCAGGCGGCCCGGCCGGAGGACGGCCCGGGGGCCGGCGGAGGCCATGTGTCCGAGCTGGCCAAGCTCGCCGAGCTCAAGGACAAGGGCCACCTCAGCCAGGAGGAGTACGACAAGGCCAAGGCCAAGCTCCTCGTCTGA
- a CDS encoding phosphatase PAP2 family protein, with amino-acid sequence MHTRSEPAEREPDISARPPLVRELLLVAGLFLVYKLGRQAANGHVEEAFRNAGHVWSFERAVGLPGEGAVQGLLLHSHPLVETANTYYAAVHFPMTLGFMVWLYLRRPLHYVWARRILTALTGAALALHLLFPLAPPRMLHAAGLVDTAQVYGPSVYGDTPATDPMANQFAAMPSLHFGWALVVAVGLIVATRSRWRLLWLLHPALTLLVIVGTANHYWLDAIVVSALLAVAFAALRLPRTPLRRHLAWPATLPAQTYASPAYAPSGARR; translated from the coding sequence ATGCACACCCGCAGTGAGCCTGCGGAGCGGGAGCCGGACATCTCAGCCCGACCGCCCCTCGTCCGCGAACTGCTTCTGGTAGCCGGACTCTTCCTCGTCTACAAACTGGGCCGACAGGCCGCGAACGGCCACGTCGAGGAGGCCTTCCGCAACGCCGGGCACGTCTGGAGCTTCGAGCGGGCCGTCGGCCTCCCCGGCGAGGGAGCCGTGCAGGGCCTCCTGCTGCACAGCCACCCCCTCGTCGAGACGGCGAACACCTACTACGCGGCCGTGCACTTCCCCATGACGCTCGGCTTCATGGTCTGGCTGTACCTGCGCCGCCCGCTCCACTACGTGTGGGCGCGCCGGATCCTGACCGCGCTCACGGGCGCGGCGCTCGCACTGCACCTGCTCTTCCCCCTGGCGCCCCCGCGGATGCTGCACGCGGCGGGGCTCGTGGACACCGCACAGGTCTACGGTCCCTCGGTGTACGGGGACACCCCCGCGACCGACCCGATGGCCAACCAGTTCGCCGCCATGCCGTCCCTGCACTTCGGCTGGGCGCTCGTGGTGGCCGTCGGTCTGATCGTCGCCACCCGCTCCCGGTGGCGCCTGCTCTGGCTGCTGCACCCGGCGCTCACCCTGCTCGTCATCGTGGGCACCGCCAACCACTACTGGCTCGACGCGATCGTGGTCTCCGCGCTGCTCGCCGTCGCCTTCGCCGCGCTCAGGCTGCCGCGCACACCGCTCCGCAGGCACCTGGCCTGGCCGGCCACCCTCCCTGCCCAGACCTACGCGTCCCCCGCGTACGCACCATCCGGAGCGCGGCGATGA
- a CDS encoding cupin domain-containing protein, with protein sequence MEIIEGAGVWTHPGEAGNDWIEQLRTSDLSVGTYCIPVGGRDAQSPHTEDEIYVVTAGRATIETPGQTAEVGPGAVIFVPAGEEHRFTEVAEDLVLLVVFGPAYGSRRPTY encoded by the coding sequence ATGGAGATCATCGAGGGCGCAGGCGTGTGGACGCACCCCGGCGAAGCGGGCAATGACTGGATCGAGCAGCTACGGACTTCGGACCTGTCGGTGGGGACGTACTGCATCCCGGTCGGTGGGCGTGACGCCCAGAGCCCGCACACCGAGGACGAGATCTACGTCGTCACAGCCGGACGCGCCACGATCGAGACGCCGGGCCAAACGGCTGAGGTGGGTCCCGGGGCGGTGATCTTCGTGCCCGCCGGTGAAGAGCATCGGTTCACAGAAGTGGCCGAGGACCTGGTGCTGCTCGTGGTGTTCGGGCCTGCCTACGGCTCGCGCCGGCCCACGTACTAG
- a CDS encoding FBP domain-containing protein: MRAVSEQDIRASFVNCSKGEAKRLPLPRDLDERRWDDLDFLGWRDLSAPDRSYVVTELRGELVGITLRFPSQKRGFLHRSMCSVCLTTHPGSGVSLMTARKRGQAGRDGNSVGIYLCTDLDCSLYVRGKKTPAPGGRFEESLTVEQQIERTRNKLAAFLDTLSA; this comes from the coding sequence ATGAGAGCAGTCAGTGAGCAGGACATCCGGGCGTCGTTCGTCAACTGTTCCAAGGGGGAGGCGAAGCGTCTGCCACTCCCGCGGGACCTCGACGAGCGCCGCTGGGACGATCTGGACTTCCTGGGCTGGCGCGACCTGTCCGCGCCCGACCGGAGCTACGTCGTCACGGAGCTGCGCGGTGAGCTCGTCGGCATCACGCTCCGCTTCCCGTCCCAGAAGCGCGGCTTCCTTCACCGCAGCATGTGTTCCGTCTGCCTGACCACGCATCCGGGCAGCGGCGTCTCACTGATGACCGCCCGCAAGCGGGGGCAGGCGGGCCGGGACGGGAATTCGGTGGGCATCTACCTCTGCACCGACCTCGACTGCTCGCTGTACGTACGCGGGAAGAAGACCCCGGCCCCCGGCGGCCGCTTCGAGGAGTCACTGACCGTGGAACAGCAGATCGAGCGGACCAGGAACAAGCTCGCGGCCTTCCTCGACACCCTGTCCGCCTGA